The following are encoded together in the Insulibacter thermoxylanivorax genome:
- a CDS encoding ABC transporter substrate-binding protein, with protein MRKRKILLICMAFIMMASLFAACSGGKDANTQPANTPGTTNGGNNGDGGLEPVTFTYFNFQNRAQDKMASETTIGKILQDQTGVDWKIEYLVGDAETKSGVMMAGGDYPDVIGLDGQYEKFLDAGALLPLDDLIEQHGPNIKRVYEPYFDLMRHSDGHIYILPYSANVGYIPEPDIGQGAFWIQRSVLKEFGYPFVTTLNEYFDLIRQYIQKYPTTEDGARRIGFAIYAPTGAFYTVTNASNHLAGYPNDGDVMIDMETYEAKMYAGSEWEKRWVKALNDLNAEGLFDPETFTMDQDQFIEKMTTGRLLGFFAYGWQVGEATNVLRTGPDEMRYAPLPVTFEEGIKDQYLDPPSFVANRGVALSVKAKDPVRIIQYFDNMLKEENQKLIQWGIEGENYLVDENGRFYMTKEQLDNRNDNQFKEKFGWMDFEYGWPRYGNNSVFEDGNAFAVGNQPEIFQMGLTDGDKAILEAFGAETFSGYFSEPDERPWYPAWSFTIEQGSPEQLVKKQVEELQLQYVTQMVLANPADFEGLWERYTQELSRLDIARYEQFMTEEVKKRLN; from the coding sequence ATGAGGAAGCGCAAGATCTTGCTTATCTGCATGGCGTTCATCATGATGGCCTCTCTATTCGCAGCCTGCTCAGGCGGCAAGGATGCGAATACACAGCCTGCGAACACGCCAGGAACAACGAATGGGGGTAATAACGGGGATGGAGGTCTCGAGCCTGTAACATTTACGTACTTCAACTTCCAGAACCGTGCTCAGGACAAGATGGCCAGCGAAACTACGATCGGTAAGATCCTGCAAGATCAGACCGGTGTGGATTGGAAGATCGAGTACCTGGTCGGCGATGCAGAGACGAAGTCCGGCGTTATGATGGCGGGTGGTGACTATCCAGACGTCATCGGATTGGACGGACAATATGAGAAATTCCTCGATGCAGGTGCACTGCTTCCGCTTGATGATCTGATCGAACAGCATGGTCCGAACATCAAGCGCGTATATGAACCGTACTTTGATTTGATGAGACACAGCGACGGTCATATCTATATCCTGCCTTATTCCGCTAACGTCGGATACATTCCGGAGCCGGATATTGGTCAAGGCGCATTCTGGATCCAACGTTCGGTTCTGAAGGAATTTGGCTATCCGTTTGTTACTACTTTGAATGAATACTTCGACCTGATTAGGCAATACATTCAGAAGTATCCGACCACTGAAGATGGCGCACGCCGAATCGGCTTTGCGATCTATGCGCCTACAGGTGCCTTCTACACTGTGACGAATGCGTCCAACCATCTGGCTGGTTATCCGAACGACGGTGACGTCATGATCGATATGGAAACCTATGAAGCTAAGATGTATGCGGGTTCCGAATGGGAGAAGCGTTGGGTGAAGGCGCTGAATGATCTGAATGCCGAAGGACTCTTCGATCCTGAGACATTCACGATGGACCAAGATCAATTCATCGAGAAGATGACGACAGGTCGTCTGCTTGGTTTCTTCGCCTACGGCTGGCAAGTAGGGGAAGCAACGAATGTGCTGCGGACGGGTCCGGACGAGATGCGCTATGCTCCGCTGCCGGTGACCTTCGAGGAAGGCATCAAGGACCAATATCTTGATCCGCCGAGCTTCGTTGCTAACCGCGGTGTAGCCCTCTCGGTGAAGGCTAAGGATCCGGTACGCATCATCCAATACTTCGACAACATGTTGAAAGAAGAGAACCAGAAGCTCATCCAATGGGGTATTGAGGGCGAGAACTATCTGGTTGACGAGAACGGCCGCTTCTATATGACGAAGGAGCAGCTGGACAACCGCAACGACAACCAATTCAAAGAGAAGTTCGGTTGGATGGACTTCGAATACGGTTGGCCGCGCTATGGTAACAACTCGGTATTCGAAGACGGCAATGCATTTGCGGTCGGTAACCAACCGGAGATCTTCCAGATGGGCTTGACAGACGGTGACAAGGCGATTCTCGAAGCGTTCGGAGCAGAGACCTTCTCTGGCTATTTCTCCGAGCCGGATGAGCGTCCATGGTACCCTGCATGGAGCTTCACTATCGAGCAAGGTTCTCCTGAGCAGCTTGTGAAGAAACAAGTTGAGGAACTTCAGCTTCAGTACGTAACGCAGATGGTACTGGCCAATCCGGCAGACTTCGAGGGCTTGTGGGAGCGATATACCCAAGAGCTCAGCAGATTGGACATTGCACGCTATGAGCAGTTTATGACTGAAGAAGTGAAGAAACGTTTGAATTAA
- a CDS encoding sensor histidine kinase: MRWSLNNVRLRNKMLIVYFLSVFLPIVLTNVIFYQMTTENVKKQRQQDILRAIEQINNEFRAEIEDAITVSSVFISDYNLNAVLDRDYERLAEYINDYNGLIRRIINNYIPVYTSVQSIVVYVDNPTLLRSSGIEYLTDEVRNTDWYQRLAASNSRYPVILRTGSTDGVRDTFSIVRKMNNYENYNNKEKVVKIDLKLTQINQIFHNLNLNGHLYIVNDKSDLIEYTTNPEVRWAVEDAYYKDIPFTKGTMEFEMDNPVNYLAGWRIIARIDEQEVFGQVQRSRDFIVILAVINFLFATVVIAWIFRSMNTRLTRIVRHMKKVRNQNFDTIKDHEYRDEIGQLTREFNRMTLRIKNLIDDVYIRDLQKKELELQNRNAQLNALQSQINPHFLFNALETIRMRSLMKNETETAKIIQNMAKILRNSFTWTNDMVTVKQELELINCFLEIQTYRFSGKLQYELHVDDEALTCMIPKMAFLPFVENASIHGIEATKNGGKINMRIHLAHQKLIFILEDNGVGMSAEVRDRLLSYVHEDVEMGERIGVQNVVYRLRLYYSDRFKFDIQSEPGMGTKIYIEIPSDEKMVVPQKDKEL, translated from the coding sequence ATGAGGTGGAGCCTGAACAACGTCCGCTTGCGGAACAAGATGTTGATCGTCTATTTCCTGTCGGTCTTTCTGCCGATCGTCTTAACGAATGTGATCTTCTATCAGATGACGACAGAGAATGTTAAGAAACAGCGGCAGCAGGATATTCTGCGGGCAATTGAGCAGATTAACAACGAATTTCGGGCGGAGATCGAGGACGCGATCACCGTCTCTTCTGTTTTTATCTCGGACTATAACTTGAACGCTGTATTGGATAGGGATTATGAGCGGCTGGCAGAGTATATCAATGATTACAATGGTCTAATCCGCCGGATTATCAACAACTATATCCCGGTTTATACGTCCGTGCAGAGCATCGTCGTCTATGTGGACAACCCGACCTTGCTCCGCTCCAGCGGGATTGAATATCTGACAGATGAAGTGAGAAACACGGATTGGTATCAACGCTTAGCCGCTTCCAATTCGCGTTATCCCGTCATCCTGCGTACGGGTTCAACTGATGGTGTTCGCGATACGTTCAGCATCGTCCGCAAGATGAACAACTATGAGAACTACAACAACAAGGAAAAAGTCGTAAAAATCGATCTCAAATTAACGCAGATCAACCAGATCTTCCATAATCTCAACCTCAACGGCCACCTCTATATCGTCAATGACAAAAGCGATTTGATCGAATACACGACGAATCCAGAAGTCAGATGGGCCGTGGAGGACGCGTATTACAAGGATATTCCCTTCACTAAAGGGACGATGGAGTTTGAAATGGATAACCCGGTGAACTACTTGGCTGGCTGGCGGATCATCGCCAGGATCGATGAGCAGGAAGTCTTCGGACAGGTTCAGCGCTCCCGCGACTTCATCGTCATCCTCGCTGTGATCAACTTCCTTTTCGCTACGGTGGTCATCGCTTGGATCTTCCGCTCGATGAACACCCGGTTGACCCGCATCGTTCGACACATGAAAAAAGTGCGAAATCAAAATTTCGATACGATCAAGGACCATGAGTACCGGGATGAGATCGGCCAGCTTACGCGTGAGTTCAATCGCATGACGCTGCGGATCAAAAACTTAATCGACGATGTCTATATCCGGGATCTGCAGAAGAAGGAGTTGGAACTGCAGAACCGCAATGCGCAGCTGAATGCGCTGCAGAGTCAGATCAATCCGCACTTCTTGTTCAACGCCCTGGAGACGATCCGGATGCGGAGTCTCATGAAGAATGAGACGGAGACGGCGAAGATCATCCAGAACATGGCGAAGATCCTGCGCAATTCCTTCACCTGGACCAATGATATGGTGACGGTGAAGCAAGAATTGGAGCTGATCAACTGTTTCTTGGAGATTCAGACCTACCGGTTCAGCGGCAAACTGCAGTATGAACTGCATGTGGATGATGAAGCGCTCACATGTATGATTCCTAAGATGGCCTTCCTTCCCTTCGTTGAGAATGCCAGCATTCACGGCATCGAGGCGACGAAGAACGGCGGCAAGATCAACATGCGTATCCATCTGGCCCATCAGAAACTGATCTTCATCCTCGAGGATAACGGCGTGGGGATGAGTGCTGAAGTTCGTGACCGGCTGCTCAGCTATGTGCACGAGGATGTGGAGATGGGCGAGCGGATCGGTGTGCAGAATGTGGTCTACCGGTTAAGGCTGTATTACTCGGATCGTTTCAAATTCGATATCCAAAGCGAACCGGGGATGGGGACGAAGATCTACATCGAAATCCCCTCAGATGAGAAAATGGTTGTCCCTCAGAAGGACAAAGAGCTATGA
- a CDS encoding response regulator transcription factor produces MTFSVMLVDDEQFTRQGLRALIDWQSCGMEVIEEADNGEDALQLILEKKPDIVITDIRMPVLDGLELIRKVTTEHREIAPAFIIISGYNDFKYAQQAVRYGVHDFILKPIDQEEMTETLIGLSKKLRADQSLKAKNEELLISSMIETLIKGEASEETIAEWEGRMKHAQLYQYLFIELNDVHPWVNSPVSFTAHDFKQQTQETIRKLLADFNTVYMHEHRGRLGLMVTDVLLSRYEGNIVQFIQELHDELTRMFDDRVFIYVGKPVDQLSKLHESYRAAKDALLYKYMYDDTKIVNYEDIRDRELVFIESDRTLFNQLLDQLEEHRIDELKVTIDQLFDEFRTKGFAPEAIKMNIHQCVTNVVNLIKELNGDERTLVSLEPILSWHDLNLSLQELKRLYTNFMTESSDYLKQLRREYGKGGIHQIKNYIDQNFHKNISLKSIASEFYMNSVYLGQLFKKHYGVYFNEYLLGLRIQEAKKLLRQTDLRIYEIAEKVGFSNADYFVTQFEKIEKMTPSEYRNKLIQ; encoded by the coding sequence TTGACGTTTAGCGTTATGTTAGTCGATGATGAGCAGTTTACAAGGCAGGGACTTCGTGCATTAATCGACTGGCAGTCATGCGGCATGGAAGTCATCGAAGAAGCGGATAACGGAGAAGACGCCTTGCAGTTGATCCTGGAGAAAAAGCCGGACATCGTGATCACCGATATTCGAATGCCGGTGCTCGATGGACTGGAGTTAATCCGCAAGGTGACGACCGAGCATCGCGAAATTGCACCTGCATTCATCATTATCAGCGGCTACAACGATTTCAAATATGCACAGCAGGCCGTACGCTACGGGGTACATGATTTTATCCTTAAACCAATCGATCAGGAAGAGATGACGGAGACGCTCATCGGCCTCAGCAAGAAACTGCGTGCCGACCAATCGCTGAAGGCGAAGAACGAAGAGCTGCTCATCAGCTCGATGATCGAGACCTTGATCAAAGGAGAGGCCAGCGAAGAGACGATCGCCGAATGGGAAGGACGAATGAAGCATGCGCAGCTCTATCAATACTTGTTCATCGAATTAAACGATGTCCATCCTTGGGTGAATTCGCCGGTTTCCTTTACGGCGCATGATTTCAAACAGCAGACGCAGGAAACCATCCGGAAACTGCTGGCCGACTTCAACACAGTTTATATGCATGAACACCGGGGCCGTCTCGGACTGATGGTGACGGATGTTCTGCTGTCCCGTTATGAAGGGAACATCGTCCAATTCATCCAAGAGCTGCATGACGAGTTGACCCGGATGTTCGACGACCGAGTGTTCATCTACGTCGGCAAGCCCGTCGATCAGCTGTCGAAACTGCATGAATCCTATCGAGCGGCGAAGGACGCCTTGCTCTACAAATATATGTACGATGATACGAAGATCGTTAACTATGAAGATATTCGGGATCGGGAACTGGTCTTCATCGAGTCGGACCGCACGCTCTTCAATCAGCTTCTTGACCAATTGGAGGAGCACCGGATCGATGAGCTTAAGGTGACCATCGATCAGCTGTTCGATGAATTCCGCACGAAGGGATTCGCTCCTGAAGCGATTAAGATGAATATTCACCAATGCGTGACGAACGTAGTGAATTTGATCAAAGAGCTTAACGGGGATGAAAGGACATTGGTTTCGTTGGAACCGATCCTGTCCTGGCATGACTTGAATTTGAGCTTGCAAGAGCTGAAACGGCTGTACACGAACTTCATGACGGAGAGCAGCGACTACCTGAAACAGCTGCGGCGGGAATACGGCAAAGGCGGCATTCACCAGATCAAAAATTATATCGATCAGAACTTCCACAAGAATATCAGCTTGAAGAGCATCGCCTCCGAATTCTATATGAATTCCGTTTATCTTGGGCAGCTGTTCAAAAAACATTATGGTGTATACTTCAACGAATACCTGCTGGGACTTCGCATCCAAGAGGCGAAGAAGCTGCTGAGGCAGACGGATCTTCGGATCTATGAGATCGCCGAGAAGGTTGGTTTCAGCAATGCCGATTACTTCGTTACGCAGTTTGAGAAGATCGAGAAGATGACGCCGAGCGAATACCGCAACAAGCTGATCCAGTAA